A stretch of the Chelonoidis abingdonii isolate Lonesome George chromosome 11, CheloAbing_2.0, whole genome shotgun sequence genome encodes the following:
- the LOC116838283 gene encoding C3a anaphylatoxin chemotactic receptor-like, giving the protein MNGSRAPHNATGAVEDAMRLIAISTNALVLGLGLAGNGLVIWITTAGRPGPPTFPSACYLHLAVADLLFSAGRIPAIVQEVFRSRWPFGQALCKLHSFARYLVVFAGVFVLTLISLHRCLLVAQPIWVRNHHRPRLGSWLIAGAWILAICFSIPYLVVRDVEIKRGESFCVYRTDLRHFVEMPLRLSRFLGGFLIPFAIIATSYVVLIWKLRRRSWEGSQRTFALVLAVVALFFVCWLPHHVVVLLSIYQKNKEIWGVALKLANALAYLHSCLNPVLYGLVGFSRSKGRRRGSFLGIFRRALAEEGEGSSEMEASQSNSRTR; this is encoded by the coding sequence ATGAACGGCTCCCGTGCCCCCCACAACGCCACAGGAGCTGTGGAGGATGCCATGCGGCTCATAGCCATCAGCACCAACGCCTTGGTTttgggcctgggcctggctggCAATGGACTGGTGATCTGGATCACCACGGCTGGCCGGCCCGGGCCACCCACCTTCCCCTCAGCCTGCTACCTCCACCTGGCTGTGGCCGACCTGCTCTTCTCCGCTGGGCGCATCCCCGCCATCGTCCAGGAGGTCTTCAGGTCCCGCTGGCCCTTCGGCCAAGCCCTCTGCAAGCTTCACTCCTTCGCTCGCTACTTGGTCGTCTTCGCCGGCGTCTTCGTGCTCACCCTCATCAGCCTCCACCGTTGCCTGCTGGTGGCTCAGCCCATCTGGGTCCGGAACCACCACAGGCCCAGGCTTGGGTCTTGGCTGATCGCTGGGGCCTGGATCCTGGCCATCTGCTTCAGCATCCCCTACCTGGTGGTCAGGGACGTGGAGATCAAACGGGGGGAGTCCTTCTGCGTCTACCGGACAGACCTGCGGCATTTCGTCGAGATGCCCCTGAGGTTGAGCCGGTTCCTGGGCGGGTTTCTGATCCCTTTTGCCATCATTGCCACGTCCTATGTGGTCTTGATCTGGAAGCTGAGGAGAAGAAGCTGGGAGGGTTCCCAGCGGACCTTTGCCTTGGTGCTGGCCGTGGTGGCTCTCTTCTTTGTTTGCTGGTTGCCCCATCATGTCGTGGTACTGCTCAGTATATACCAGAAAAACAAAGAGATCTGGGGCGTGGCGCTCAAGCTGGCCAACGCCTTGGCCTACCTCCATAGCTGTCTCAACCCTGTGCTGTATGGGCTGGTGGGGTTCTCCCGGAGCAAGGGGCGCCGGAGGGGCTCCTTCCTGGGCATCTTTCGCAGGGCCCTGGCTGAGGAAGGGGAGGGATCGAGTGAGATGGAGGCATCGCAGAGCAATAGCCGGACTAGATGA